The nucleotide sequence CGCTCGGCTGGGGAATGAAGCGAATGGTGCCGTTCTTGATCGGCTGATTCTGAAATAGCACATTCCCAGTCACAATGCGCCGCGCCGGCGCATCATCACTTCCGGTACAGCCCAGCAGGAAACAAACGGGCAAAATCAGTACAAATCGTAAGCCTCTCATGATGCGTCTCCCTTATGAATCTATTACTCTTTCGACCGTGTCAACGAACTTCTGCTTAAAACTCGCCGACGACATCTCCCCCCTGGCGAGTGGTCAGCTTTGAAAGTGTTTGTTGATCCATGTTTTCTGAGAAGAACCTGACAGCACCATCGCCCATTAAGAAGTGACAACCTCCTGTATGATAACTGGAGAATTCCATGTCCCATTTGTCCCAGTAACCACCGCCGGGAATGGAATTCGGTCCATTGATGCCGCCTGCCGTATCCAGCACATTCCAGATGGTATAGCCTTGTCCGTCGTATGAGCCTGTTCTGCCTCCGGTGACTTCGCCAATTACCAGCGTATTGCTGGTACCGTCGATAATATCACGAATCTTGACTCGGGAATGATTAAACAGAACACCATCACCGGCAACAGTAGGTCGGAAACCGGAAAGATCACAGAGCCAGTCAACGGAATCTGCGACCCCTGCCATGTTGGTTTTACCGATATCATCCTTACCGCCAGCTGCTCCTGGATTGGTAATACCTCCCGTGTGATTAGTGCGGTCATCGCCTTGCGGGTCACTCGGACACTGAAAGGTTTGAACTTTGTAGCCGCCCTGCTGTAAGCCGCCATTGGGAGCAACATTGTAGTTAAGAGAAAAATTAAAGCCGTTGTAAACATTCGCGAGATCAAGATAAGGCAGCAGATGTGTGCCCCAGGAAAATCTTGCCGGATTGCCTGATATCGTTCCCGAGCAGCCGCCGCGGGGGAGTGAGCATCCAAAAGGAAACACACCATGCGTGTCATGATAGTTATGCAGCGCCAGGCCGACCTGCTTGAAATTGTTCTTGCATGAGGAGCGACGGGCAGCCTCACGAGCCTGCTGCACAGCCGGTAATAACAGGGCGATCAAGATGGCGATAATGGCAATCACCACCAGCAATTCAATCAGAGTAAAGCCACGACTCATACGTTGTTTTCGATGAGCAAACATTTGCCCTCCCAGAACTATTGAAAATGACTACATGAAACGGAAACGGAACAAATAAACATATCTCACTTTAAAATAACAACTTACGACACTTTCACATCCTGAAACGATTCCATGTCGAAACAGCATCTTCCCAGCATACATTAATAATTTTCATTAACAAGAAATAATTTTACTTATTCAGAATTATTTATTGAGTAATCTGCAGCAAGGTTGTATTCAGGAAAAAATCAGGCACTGCAGGTCTGAGCGAATCCTGAAAATCCTCTTTGCTTACCAGACCTGCAATCGTGTATACTCCCCCCAACCCACAAATACACATCTGCATCATCCATTGCTTCAGACATGAACGATGGCAGGAAATGGAATCGGGGGAATTGCGATGGTATCTGCTTGCGACGCAGGAACAGTGAATTGCCGGCATTGGTGGCAGTTCTGGACATTACTCTCTCTCAACAGTGCACTGCAGCTGAGTCTCTGGCAAAGCCCGCTGATGGCGGCAGAACCAGATCAGCAGTCGGCGAGTCGACCACCACAAGTACAAACACTGTATGAGCCGGGCCGGCTGGGTGGACATGGTGCGACACTGCATCGCGTCACCATCACGGGCACCGCGCGAAATGCAGCCGGTGAACCGCTCAAAGACGCTGACATTTATGTTTCCAGTCGAGGCTGGATTATTCCAGGCGATTTTGAACAGCTGCGCGGTCACACCCGTAGCGATGAGAATGGACATTATGAACTCAAGGACGTTCAATTGTTTGTCATCAACAATCGCGATCCTCACTCGCGACCCGACGAGAGTGACTTTATCGTCTTCGGCACGAAAGAGAATTATGGCCTCACCTGGCATCCTGCCCGCAATTATCGCCCCGCCGCGCGTCCTGAAGAAATCGATGGTCAGGATCGAAACAGTCACGCCACGAGAAATGCCTTCTATCAGAATGAACCGATTGTCATCGATCTGCAGTTTGATGCGCCGGCAAAACTGAGAGGCGTCATCACCGACAAGCAGGGACATCCCCTGGCAAACGCGAAAGTACAACTGGGACATGTGGATCGCCCGCTGAATACCTCCCCACACAGAACGGGTTACTGCGAATATCTCAAACAGAAGAATCCCTATTCAAACCAGAATGATTCGTTTATCAATTTTTCCGTAGTCCCTTTATCAGTGCGTGAAACCTATACCGACGCGCAGGGACGTTATGAATTCACACAACTCCGCCGCGACACCAGTTACTCTGCCAATATCGATCCGGGTCCGGAGTTCGCCCCCTGGCAATTTACCCTGGTCACCGCGAGCCAGTCCCGCAATTCCAGGAATACAATCTCCGCCGGGTATGCTGGCGAAGTCAACCATCAGTTTACCGCACCGCGTGATGTCACCGTCCGCGTTGTACAAAGTGATTCGGGCCGGCCCCTCTCTAATGTACTGGTGACAGCCCATCCTATCGGCGCAGTGCGACGCAGTGGCATTCAGGCGCGTACAGACAGCCATGGAAATGCGCAGCTCAGGCTCATTCCGGATGAATACAAGCTGGTGGCAGAACCCAATCCGGATCAGCCCTTTCTGTATTTGAGCCAGCAGTATTTTGTCCCGAAACGAAAAGCTTCTGAAAAGAACGATACGCCAAATGTCACAATGAAGTTGAACCCCGCTGCCATTGTGAAGCTGAAAGCGATCAACGCCAAAACCGGCGCCCCGATTCCGGGAGTCCGCTTCAACTACGAAACCTATGACTCCGGAGAGCAAACCCCGGTCTCCACGCAGACGGTGTATGTCGATTATCCTTTTACAAACGATGCCGGTGAAATCCAGGCCTTTATGGAACCGGGCAGGCGCCGTTTTGTCGTCACCGAACCCTTCTCCCTGTCCCAGGCAGCAGGCAGTCGCTCAGAGCGTATCAAACTCACCGCAGGTCAGGTTACGGAAGTTACCATCAAATTGACACCGGCAGATTTTCTACCCACACATCTGGTCGCCAGCGAAATGCAGCCTCGTAAAAACTCACTCTACGCTCCCGAGATTCAGAAGAAATGGCACATACAGTCGGAACTGCTGCGGCTCACTCCCCTGCGCATCACCACACAGAAAGTCTCATTCTATCGAAAATCTGTCGATACAGAGAACCTGCTCAAAGATTTACGCGCACTGGATCCGTATGAGCTGCCTGATATCAAATCGTTACTCAACAAATATTACACTGGTGAATCAGACTGGTACAAACAGGTGCTGACAGCGCAGGGCACTCTCAAGCATGAAGCACGCTATTTCAACCCTGATACTCGCCCTCCCCTTTTCTTCAATTTCTCAGGTCAGCCGTTGCCCAATCTCACCACGATGACCGATGGCTGGAAAACAATTCATCATCAAAGCATGAGTAATCAGGCCGGGATTAACCTGAACCGTAGAGGAAGAATCAATTTTCATGTCGAATCTCCCCGTGATCTATGCGAATGGCCATCGCTGCGTAATCGTCTTCCTGCCCCCCAAAACGCAAAAAAGCCCGACGCCGATATTCGCCACGAAGGACAGAGAATCATTTATGAGGGAGAAAGTAACGAGAGAGTTTCCCGTCGCGTCCTGGATCAGGAAACCGGTTTTATTTTCGAAACGTTTCACCAATCGCAGCCACATCAGTTTGAACAAGTCAAGCTGTCATTCGCCCCGCAGAAAATATCCAATGGTCTGATCCTGCCTGGAATGCATATCAACTGGAAGATGTATCAGGGAAAATTACAGCAACTGGAAGCAACTCTGATCGAAAAAGTAGAAATTCTTTCGAACGTGCCCGCCGATGCCTTTTCGATTGCCTTGCCAGCGGGGACTGAGTTCATTGATTCCCGCCAACTGCCTGACAATGTCAGCTACATTGCCGGCAATCATGCTTCCAAAAAAATCCTGACTGGCCCAGTCAGCGACTTCGCCGCTTACCTGCAGCGGAACCCCTATTACAGCCACGAAATGGAAACAGAGCCTCAGCTCGGCAGACACGCCCCCACTCTGGAACCGGCACTCTGGTTGACGGCGGATGGAAAAACAGCAGCACCCAACCTGAATGGAAAAGTGGTCCTGATCCACTTCTGGGGAACCCGGAATGCCAACAGCATGGACCAGTTGTCTGAAATGAAAGCCGCATACAAAAAATATGCAGAACAACCTGTTGTGCTCATCGGACTGCATGATTCTTACACCTCAACATCTCAACTGCAGGCCATTGCGGAGCAGAAAGAACTGAAATACACGCTGGCCATCGATCAACGCCCAGAAGAAGCCGGCTGGTTCGGCAAAACCATGCAGCACTTTCGAGTACGCAACTTACCCCAGACAGCTGTCATTGATCAACAGGGTAATCTGACTTTCACAGGCGATCTCCCGGAAGCCCTCCAGAAAGTGAATCAATTGTTGAATGATAAGAACTAAGATTTCCAGGTAACGCAGTACAATTCTTATTAAATAGGATCTCTTCGGTTTTGAAACGGACAGGCCCCAGACGCTCACTCACCTGAATCATTTGGGAGCTGCTCTAAAACAGGTAAAGAGAGAAACTCATCAGAACGCGCATAGGCAGCCAGAAATACTTCCACTTGCCGGTATACTCTCTGATTTTCCCTGAATACCTGATCCAGATATGTGATTTTTTAGTTTGCCCCCTGTTCTGAGCAACAGACGATTTATCTTATTTTATTCCTGAAAACGAACACATTTAAAATTCCAGTGAGTCCCTTTTCCATCAATCATAGTCCCCGACCAGTGTCCAAGACGATTGAAATCCAACCAGAAACTCCCCTTCATGTCCGTTACAACTTTTCCTTTTTTAGTGAATGCACGAAAATCGGTGAGTACCATGCGGGTCTTCAGTTTTTTGGGATAGTTTTTGCCTACCGCTTTAGAGTAACTGGGATCATCTGGCGTTTTTTTCTGATATAATACATTGTTTTCAACTCGAAATCGCCCTTGCAACTTCTTGCGCCGTTCCGCTTTGGAAGTCATCTCGAATTTCCAGACTGCCCCTTCGAACTCACCCGCATCATAAAAGTTATTATAAGCGGAAACTGGTGACGAATTGAAAACCTGACACGTGATCAGTAGTAGCACTGGCAGAAAATTGACTCGCTCCACAGATTGGGAATTTTGTTTGGCAGTTTTCATATCATGGCCCTGTTTTGAATTATGGTCCGTAGTAAAAGTAATTAAGTAGTTTGAAACTCAGTATTCGTCGCGTATTTTTTACCCCTTTTTATTGGTCAGACAGACAGCAGCCCGCTTGAGTAGTTCCCTATAATCCAAGAGCAGCAGTTAAGGAATTTCCAGTATCAGGATAATTCATGTTCTTGGTAAGCTCATTCATGGTCAACATCCTCCCCGGCTGAGGCAAGTTATGTTGAGTCTGAACGCATACAGCATCGTAACTATTCCCTCTGCGAACAGGCAAACTTTCAATTATGAATTTTTGAACTCTCCAGTAAATAAAGATCGTGTTCAACAACCGTTTGCAGTACACGGCAAATTCCCAGGATCATATGATGCAATGTGCATTAAAGTTCTAACTAACCCTCCCGGCTACAGCACATTAACTCGTGAATCACAGGGGGGAATCCCTTAATTTTTGCCGTATCAGCGACATTCTGACATTATGTTTTTTTGTTCGCTGAACCTCGTTGACAATCAGCAGCAGGAGCATAAGATCATCTCACAGGTGAGTATCAAAGCAGGGATGCCGTTACAAAATCTCTCTGAGATCGAGTAAACCGACAGGATGTCGGGACTTACCTGTTTATCTTTTACTGGGCAGTAATATCACGACAGACAGAGACCATTGAAGGTTCTTCTCTGCTGTTCTTTTACTGCGATACCTCCTCCCCCCCCAGTTAAAATGCTTCTGCATCACAGCGCATGGATCGGCGTCAATTCAACGAATTCCATTGCTGAAACTTCATCTGCAGGCTTTGTCGCTTCCGCTTAAATAGTGTAGACTGCCAGCAGAACCCCGCGAGAGTGCCTCGTTTCTTACTCAGGGATTGAAGAGAACTCCAGACAAAAACCTGTTTTTCAGCCGGAAACAGATCCCTCTACATCTGATTTCCGTTGAATGGAATGGATAGAGTCAGATGAATCAGCCGGATGAAACAACAGAAAATATTGTCGTCGAACAGCCTGATGCCTGGGATCAGCTGGAGCAGATCGTCGCCGCCGGGGACCCTGACGCCGCGCATACGTTTTTGAAAGAACTCCCACCCGGCGAAGATGCACGCATCATGGCGCAGTTGTCGGAGACAGAACAACATGAGTTCATCGCGCTGCTGGATGACGAAAACGCCGCCCGCCTGATGGAGTCGCTACCCGAACTGCAGGCCGGGCAATTACTCTCCACATTACCCGCGGAACAAGCCGCTCATATCTTTGATGAGATGAACAGCGATGAGCAGGTCGACCTGCTGGATCAGCTGACAGATGCCCAGTCCGAAGCCATACTGGAAGAGATGGACCCGGAAGAGGCCGAGAATGTCCGCTTTCTGTCCAAGTATAATCGGCTCTGTGCCGGCGGGCTAATGATCACCGAACTGCTCTCCTTCCAGGAGACAGAGACGGTCGACGACGTGGTTTCGGACCTCCGTAAAAATGCCGAAAAGTACGCCGAATACAACGTGCAGTATATCTACGTCATCAACGCCGACCTGCAACTCGTAGGCGTGCTGCGGCTCCGTGATCTGCTGATGGCACCTCCGGGTCGCAAGCTTTCCAAAATGATGATTGCCAATCCACACAGCTTTCCCGACATGACCCCGCTCCAGGATCTGCTGCACTTCTTCGACGCTCACCCCTTGTTTGGTCTGCCTGTCGTTGACGAGAACAACGTTCTGGTCGGCGTCGTCAGGCGGGAAGACGTCGAAGCCGCCAGTGAAGAACTGGCAGGTAAAACCTTTCTGCGATTCGCGGGGATTATGGGCGGGGAAGAACTCCGCAGCCTGCCCCTCAAAACCCGCAGTGCCCGCCGCCTGTCGTGGCTCAGTATCAACATCCTGTTGAATATTGTCGCCGCCAGTATCATCGCCATGTACGAAGAGACTCTGGAAAGTGTGATCGCACTGGCCGTCTTTCTGCCCATCGTCTCCGACATGAGTGGCTGCAGCGGCAACCAGGCCATCGCGGTCAGCACGCGGGAACTGGTGCTCGGCGTCATCCGACCCAGCGACTGGTTACACGTCTTCCGCAAGGAATTCGGTTTGGGAATCGTCAACGGCCTCGCCCTCGGTATTTTACTGGGAGGTGTCGCCTACATCTGGAAAGGCAACCCCTACCTCGGCCTGGTCATCGGCGGAGCACTGGCCTTGAACACGCTGATGGCGGTCTGCCTGGGTGCCTTGATCCCTCTACTGCTGAAGGGCTTCAAACTGGACCCCGCCCTCGCCTCCGGCCCGATCCTGACCACCCTCACCGACATGTGCGGCTTCTTCCTCGTCCTCTCCTTCGCCCAGGCCCTGCTCCCCTGGCTGATTTGAGAAGAACGGCTGACAGGAAATCAACCAGGGGCAAAAGAAAAAGAGCCGCCGAGGAGAGTCGAACTCCTGACCAATGCATTCCGAATGGGACAAGATCCGGCGTCTGAAAACCAACCGCTAAAAATCCAGACGTTTGGGGCTTTTCTTTTTGCTCTCAGGGTTGTCAGTGAGTGTTGGTGACGTTTCTCTGCACGCGCTGCCAGTCTTTTGATCTGTTTATTGAACACCCAGTTTCTTTAAACAGAAAACCATTCCCAGATAGAAGCAGATCATTATTGCTGTTGAGATTCCGAAACTGGAACTAAAGCCGACTCCTTTTTTCAACAGAAACGGCAGTAACAGAAAAAAGGAGAGTGATGGCAGGACCAGCCAGAAGATGTTTCGGGACAATTCAGCGACTTTGTCGGTACTTCCTGTGTCAATATAGAGCCAGATCATTCCCAGAAAGGAAACGAGTGGCAAGGAGGCCAGGGCACCGCCTAACAGTGAACTGCGTTTCGAGACTTCTGATACGGCGACAACAACAACTGCGGTTAAAGCCACCTTAATGAAATAATACATGGTTTGCCTCCGCACTTTCTGTGGTGAGTGTCTTCAGTCACATTCTCAAAAGTCTCCTCTGGCTGTCGCTTGAGTGATTCACCCAGGCGACAGCCAGCAGGTAGACCAATGGTTCAATTGAGTGAATTATTCCTGGAACTCACCCTGAGACGGTTTACCGTCGATTTCACCCAGTACAGTTCCGGAAAAATCAGCAACATTGCCAATTCCGGGATCAGTCCCGACGAATTTGGCAGCTTTTCCATCCGTCGCATCCTGAGGAAGCATTTTGACGGTCATGGGAGGCACGACTATGCCTTCTGCCGTTTTCGTTTCCTTGATCGACAGTGTCAGCTCCTTCGCAGCCACCGGGCCAGCTGATTTCTCATCTGCTCCCAGAAACAGAATCGTACATTCCTGCTTGGGATGATCCACCGTGAATTCCGCATGGTACTTACCC is from Gimesia maris and encodes:
- a CDS encoding DUF1559 domain-containing protein — translated: MFAHRKQRMSRGFTLIELLVVIAIIAILIALLLPAVQQAREAARRSSCKNNFKQVGLALHNYHDTHGVFPFGCSLPRGGCSGTISGNPARFSWGTHLLPYLDLANVYNGFNFSLNYNVAPNGGLQQGGYKVQTFQCPSDPQGDDRTNHTGGITNPGAAGGKDDIGKTNMAGVADSVDWLCDLSGFRPTVAGDGVLFNHSRVKIRDIIDGTSNTLVIGEVTGGRTGSYDGQGYTIWNVLDTAGGINGPNSIPGGGYWDKWDMEFSSYHTGGCHFLMGDGAVRFFSENMDQQTLSKLTTRQGGDVVGEF
- a CDS encoding redoxin domain-containing protein; its protein translation is MVSACDAGTVNCRHWWQFWTLLSLNSALQLSLWQSPLMAAEPDQQSASRPPQVQTLYEPGRLGGHGATLHRVTITGTARNAAGEPLKDADIYVSSRGWIIPGDFEQLRGHTRSDENGHYELKDVQLFVINNRDPHSRPDESDFIVFGTKENYGLTWHPARNYRPAARPEEIDGQDRNSHATRNAFYQNEPIVIDLQFDAPAKLRGVITDKQGHPLANAKVQLGHVDRPLNTSPHRTGYCEYLKQKNPYSNQNDSFINFSVVPLSVRETYTDAQGRYEFTQLRRDTSYSANIDPGPEFAPWQFTLVTASQSRNSRNTISAGYAGEVNHQFTAPRDVTVRVVQSDSGRPLSNVLVTAHPIGAVRRSGIQARTDSHGNAQLRLIPDEYKLVAEPNPDQPFLYLSQQYFVPKRKASEKNDTPNVTMKLNPAAIVKLKAINAKTGAPIPGVRFNYETYDSGEQTPVSTQTVYVDYPFTNDAGEIQAFMEPGRRRFVVTEPFSLSQAAGSRSERIKLTAGQVTEVTIKLTPADFLPTHLVASEMQPRKNSLYAPEIQKKWHIQSELLRLTPLRITTQKVSFYRKSVDTENLLKDLRALDPYELPDIKSLLNKYYTGESDWYKQVLTAQGTLKHEARYFNPDTRPPLFFNFSGQPLPNLTTMTDGWKTIHHQSMSNQAGINLNRRGRINFHVESPRDLCEWPSLRNRLPAPQNAKKPDADIRHEGQRIIYEGESNERVSRRVLDQETGFIFETFHQSQPHQFEQVKLSFAPQKISNGLILPGMHINWKMYQGKLQQLEATLIEKVEILSNVPADAFSIALPAGTEFIDSRQLPDNVSYIAGNHASKKILTGPVSDFAAYLQRNPYYSHEMETEPQLGRHAPTLEPALWLTADGKTAAPNLNGKVVLIHFWGTRNANSMDQLSEMKAAYKKYAEQPVVLIGLHDSYTSTSQLQAIAEQKELKYTLAIDQRPEEAGWFGKTMQHFRVRNLPQTAVIDQQGNLTFTGDLPEALQKVNQLLNDKN
- the mgtE gene encoding magnesium transporter, giving the protein MNQPDETTENIVVEQPDAWDQLEQIVAAGDPDAAHTFLKELPPGEDARIMAQLSETEQHEFIALLDDENAARLMESLPELQAGQLLSTLPAEQAAHIFDEMNSDEQVDLLDQLTDAQSEAILEEMDPEEAENVRFLSKYNRLCAGGLMITELLSFQETETVDDVVSDLRKNAEKYAEYNVQYIYVINADLQLVGVLRLRDLLMAPPGRKLSKMMIANPHSFPDMTPLQDLLHFFDAHPLFGLPVVDENNVLVGVVRREDVEAASEELAGKTFLRFAGIMGGEELRSLPLKTRSARRLSWLSINILLNIVAASIIAMYEETLESVIALAVFLPIVSDMSGCSGNQAIAVSTRELVLGVIRPSDWLHVFRKEFGLGIVNGLALGILLGGVAYIWKGNPYLGLVIGGALALNTLMAVCLGALIPLLLKGFKLDPALASGPILTTLTDMCGFFLVLSFAQALLPWLI
- a CDS encoding DUF3147 family protein yields the protein MYYFIKVALTAVVVVAVSEVSKRSSLLGGALASLPLVSFLGMIWLYIDTGSTDKVAELSRNIFWLVLPSLSFFLLLPFLLKKGVGFSSSFGISTAIMICFYLGMVFCLKKLGVQ